TGCCGACACCGCGCCGGACGCGAACCGCGCGCACCACAACCCGGCTGCAGCCTCACCGAGGGAGTGCTGGCCGCCCTCAACGATCGACCGCCGACCGCGCGCGAGGTGGCGGCGCTCGACCTCGCGTGGGTGCTGCACGCCGCACACGGGTTCGACGCTCCCACATTCACCTCGATGATCGTCGCCTCCTGCCTGGCCGACCCCTACTACAACATCGTCGCCGGCCTGTCGGCGCTGCGCGGACCCCGGACCGGCGGCGCGGCCGAGGCGGTGCTCGATCAACTGCTGCCGCTCGACAACCCGGCCGGGGCCGAGACGTGGGTTCGCCGAACCCTGGCCGACGGAGGCGTGGTAGCCGGTTTCGGCCACCGGTCCTACCGCATGCCCGATCCGCGGGTGGTGGTGCTGCGCAAGGAGGTTGCGTCGCTGGCGCGCTCCCTCGGGCGCCCGGAGCTCTTCGAGGTGGCGCGCGCGGTCGAGGTCGCGGCCACCGAAGCGCTCGCCCCGCGCGGCGTCTTCATCAACGTCAATTTCTACGGCGCCCTGCTCTTTCACCTGCTCGGCGCCGACCCGCCGCTGGTACCGTGTCTGATCGCCATCGGGCGCATGGCCGGCACCGCGGCGCTGGTGCGCGAGGCCCTCGACGGCATCAGGCTCTACCGGCCGCT
Above is a window of Acidobacteriota bacterium DNA encoding:
- a CDS encoding citrate/2-methylcitrate synthase, giving the protein MTKLNTLSPGFDWRADAVGWPVTTDVGPGLTGVVAAGTEVMWLDPSSGQLAYRGVPVDELAGRADFEEVAHLLITGSTPDDDPEGLAEFRNQVRSSRELPSTVEGLIRDLDPETHPTRMLRAGVSAVGCHELTVEDDLSGERQWRELRVVGQTAALVGVICRHRAGREPRAPQPGCSLTEGVLAALNDRPPTAREVAALDLAWVLHAAHGFDAPTFTSMIVASCLADPYYNIVAGLSALRGPRTGGAAEAVLDQLLPLDNPAGAETWVRRTLADGGVVAGFGHRSYRMPDPRVVVLRKEVASLARSLGRPELFEVARAVEVAATEALAPRGVFINVNFYGALLFHLLGADPPLVPCLIAIGRMAGTAALVREALDGIRLYRPLSRYTGVTERHLEDRAKT